Below is a window of Scylla paramamosain isolate STU-SP2022 chromosome 14, ASM3559412v1, whole genome shotgun sequence DNA.
CCCACaatacacaaatatacacaaatactGCAAAACCACCTgagccctccctccccaccaccaaccacccccCCAaccaaaaaagataaacaaaaacacctttaaaaccataaataaaatataatccTACCTAAACCCAAATCAGCCGGTCCGTCACTCCCAGCCTGGCGAGATGGACGTGCTGGTTGGCTCTCGCACCATTTGTCAATCGTGGCTTCAAATTTGTGAGTGCCAGACGCGGCTCGTTATCAGTGTAGTGGGACATGACCGTGCACAATTTAACGAAACATGACCACGTGGAGCGCGCGGGTCCCGGTAGTAAAAAGCCAGCGAAACAACCAAACGAGTCTCGATCTGCTGCCAACGACACATGACTcgagcaagtgtgtgtgtgtggagagagagagagagagagagagaattattatctTATATTTTGCTAGTGACGGAACCTTTgccatctctcagtctccatcACAGTCCACGGTTTGCGAGTACCAGTGCTCCTACAAATATGCAGAATCGTGGCGGGGCGTGTGTGAACTCCCGCGGCTGACTGGCACGTCGGAACGCCTCGCCGCAACAGAAAAGGCGCCTTGTGTCTATGTAGCAAGTTTGTCGTGGCGGTGTGGAcgttaagaaaaaaacagtcaCCTGTGTTCAGCTGAGGGGACGAGTGGTCGGCAGCGAGACAAAAAGCGGGTCGAAAACCTTTGCGAGAAAAGAGACTGCCCTTTTCCGTAATTCCCAGAGAAAGAACTGCACACTTTCGTTTACTGGCGAaaagaattatgagaaaaagagCAGACCAGCGTATGAAAcgaaggaagcagaaaaaataaaaacggattctagcttttcttctccttcaacaAAGTGAAAAGTTAAGACAGTGTTTACTCACACAATAAAGCgaattatattaaaagaaaacagttaAGATTacgatagataaaagaaaacaaaaagaaaaatacttaatGCTTTTATTTAATTGACCACGCTTAATATTTACGCATTTTGTTAATCTATGACAAAGAACATGTAACAGATTTACGTCTAACCTCCACGAGAAGGGAAGTTGACACGCACATTCTTATTTGCAGCCATAAAACTATTCCCTCCAGCaacacagagaaggaggaggtcagAGGTCACATATTTGTCtggtgagagagaaatgtggaaaaaataactaaaatcgGAGCATAACATCACCATCTCTTTTATTacgtctggagagagagagagagagagagagagagagagagagagagagagagagagagagagagaaccgcaATACCAGTACTAATTTCGGCTGTCATTATCAtagaccgacacacacacacacacacacacacacacacgattcttAACATCCTTATCACCAACAAAATTTTATCTGAATATTTGCCAGATTGTTAGGTCTCCGTCAGCACTACACATGTGAGTAGACGACTCTGCCCCGCCtaggacactctctctctctctctctctctctctctctctctctctctctctctctctctctctctctctctcttgaaaactCCATCCCTCCAGTAGACAAAGTCCAAACAAGATAAATgctaaataaaaggaaaggcaacgtactttttttccagaatttacgttcttgagaaggaaaacacaataTGAGCGGTCACTGAAGTAttatgtttgctctctctctctctctctctctctctctctctctctctctctctcgtaacagcAAACACTACTTACTTCATCGATGAGACGagttgagaaggaaggaagtcaaACCACACACTAACACGTGTACCCGCAACCGCGTCGCCACGCACACTCACTCTTTCAACCCGACGTCAGACAGATGCTAGGAAAGTCTTGAGCTCAGAATCTCTGAATCCATATCTATGAATCTGACAAACACCtccgtgactctctctctctctctctctctctctctctctctctctctctctctctctctctctctctctctctctctctctctctacatcaagTAAAATTATGTCTACACCAATATGCATCTGCGTGATCaaaacgattctctctctctctctctctctctctctacatcaagTAAAATTATGTCTACACCAACATGCATCTGCGTGATCAAAACGATTCTAAGATGGTGTAAAGCTTTTGATCCCTTTCGAATATAAGTACCCAGTTCGAACGCGTGACTGGCGACCAGTGAGACAAGCACAGCCTCATCCTATCCCCTGATCTGATACCCCCAGCTGTTCCTCCATTATCTGCCTACTTCATTATCACTTTTTAAGCGTCCATCTATCATCACTCACTGTTGTTTATCTAGTTATAGTGCGAGTATAGTCTTCACAAATCTATTTTTCACAACATCCTACTAAAATTCTGCTGCTAAACGCCTTCCTGACTTTGAATTTCATGAAACAGTCAGGTTACTGCGAGTCTGGTACATTACTCAGCCACCATCGCATCAGTAAATGCAGTGACACCTTTATTCTTCATTGTAATCCTGTCAGCTTACTAAACACGCATTCCCAACGGAGTCCGCGAACGTGTAAGGGGAATATTTGAATAGGTTAGACTCTGAGACACGTTAATAGTATAAAGAAGCAAGGTAGTCTCCACACAGGACACCACGAATCCTTGCtgcttcactctctcactctctctacttGTGCATCGTTCGAATCAACAGAGCCGAACTTGTGACTACAGAAAAAGCCTTGCGCAGGGACGGGAGCACTGTGTTAGGGAGATAAGTGTTGTACCCAGGCGCTTCCAGACATTCCCCACAAGAATTTACTGctccaagaaaagtgtattctTATAAATTCACACGTTTTTTGTACCCATGTATCAGGTATGCCTCCCTTCCTACGCCTCTCCATCCCCCGACAGCTACACCAGTCATgttaaaatgcaaataaaatataatcttgaacgttttttttttttttttttttttttttttactgtattttggGCCGTAGAAAAAAACCGATCAAATACTGTTATGATTTCAATCGAACAACGCGTAcataagaggaaataatataAAGGCTTAAGTAAATTTTTTCCAGTAGATAGAATTCTTCCAAAGACAAAATAGGTGATTACAAAAACatcttcactaaaaaaaaaaaataaaaaaaaaaatagttcccACGAATCTCCTTGAATGAACTGAGCATTAAATGTTTTGCATAAATATTTGATTGGCTCTCTAccaaccccctctctctctctcgctctctctctctctctctctctctctctctctctctcatccacagaCCCACTCCCCTTCGGCATACCAACAAAACTCCCACGCCAATCTTCCCTAACATCTTTGGGTGCatgtttagcttttttttttttttcgccccgCGCCTCGCATAAGCTGACCAGTATCGCCTTCCGTTCATCACCTTTACTGAGAAGACTGCGCCGTAAATCAATGGATAGCCAAAATGGAAGAAGCAGGAGTGCGTGAGGGCGAGATTGTCAGAGAAAAGGGTGAACAGGGGGAAAGTGAGCAGAAAGTTGTTGAAGTGAGTGAAAACTAAACCAAGAAAACTTTTTTAATATTCGCTGAACTCTTCCCAGTGAcgcaacaacaagagcagcagcagcagcagcatgcgTATTAACTCTCTCTCAGATATATTTCATTTGCGACTTTTCTGGTGGCGATGCCGATAGAaaattgaaagtaaaaaaaccgacgcaacaacaacaacaacaacaacagcagcagcagcagcatgcgAGGCAATTATGCGTACCAGTTATCTTGGAAGTCGATTCCCGACTTTTCTGGTGCGATGTCGgtagaaaataaggaataaataaactGTGGATTGAAAAAACTGACATTCAACCTGTCCCTTAATATATAGAGCCCAGATATGACCTTAGTGACGTTGCCGCTGGTTATCAATCAGTGAAATTAATATGCTATGCAGAGTAAGTGCACAGCTGGCGTGTTCATTTTCAGGACCCGTCGCAGTctagtgtgtaaaaaaaaaagcaaatcgGTGAGACAAGAGAAACTGTATTATATattgtaacttcaccaccccgtgggccgtcacacttacacttttagggtccggtgcttcctgcatacgtgacggtgaacttaccctgcggcgctccgtgttctcccctggctcccctcagaaggcgaatagtaaaacacacttgtcggcttctggccctctattctctgttgctcacactacacagtagtcctatgctgtagctcggcaccccaggcctcttgtcgaccctcggaaggcttcttgacgcctcgctccagctcacaaaggcacatacaagtacaggaggcagtgtcggcgacgtgcgggctttcttccctcaccagtgttttccccgccactctgtctcccaaactgttccgccaccaatcccagggctgctacacgtcacgtgatactcccgagccccatatatatatatatatatatatatatatatatatatatatatatatatatatatatatatatatatatatatatatatatatatatatatatatatatatatatatatatatatactcgtatatatatatatatatatatatatatatatatatatatacatatatacatatatatatatacatatatatatatacatatatacatatatacatatatacatatatacatatatacatatatacatatatacatatatacatatatatatatatacatatatatatatatacatatatatatatatacatatatatatatatacatatatatatatatacatatatatatatatacatatatatatatatacatatatacatatatacatatatacatatatacatatatacatatatatatatatacatatatatatatatatacatatatatatatatacatatatatatatatacatatatatatatatacatatatatatatatacatatatatatatatacatatatatatatatacatatatatatatatatatatatatatatatatatatatatatatatatatatatatatatatatatatatatatatatatatatatatatatatatatatatatatatataaatatatatatatatataaatatatataaatatatataaatatatataaatatatatatatatatatatatatatatatatatatatatatatatatatatatatatatatatatatatatatatatatatatataattttttttttttctttacaaaggGACTTTAAACCCAATAGAATGGCTTTTAATTCTAAGCAGTTGATATGATTCAACTCCCTATACGCCCAGTGACCACCTCTCTTAACGTCTCCCATGACTGCACCCCAACCTGTAAGGGAAGCATCCGAGAACATAACCAGTTGGGGGGGAAGAGGATCGTAATGATTTAACCTGATAATCTACACTTTCAATCCACCATTGGATTAATTCCCGGGCATGATCATCCAGAATAATTTTTGAATTATAATTTCCATGATATCTGGCAAGTTCTGTTACGAAAAATTTCGAGATATTTGTATCTAAGTGGGGCCAATTCTATAGCAGGATCCGAGGCCACGGCCAAACCAATGAAAGAGGACAAGTCAAGCAAGGTAACTTCTCCCTTCAATAGAAGCCGACCTTGCGTCTTTATGCGGTCTTTCTTAACAGGAGGCAAAGCGGCCGTCATAGCAACAGAGTTCAGCACAACCCCAAGAAAAGTAATTTCCTGTGTGGGTTCCAGAACTGATTTCTTGACATTTATCGTGAGCCCCAAAGAGTCAAAAAACTGCATGGCATAGTGTGCATCCCTTGTTAATTCCTCTTCCGACTCTGCAATGAAAATACAGTCATCCAGATAGCATACAACCAATATTGCACGTTTTCTAAGATGCGATAGGGCAGGCTTCAGTAATTTCGTAAAAATATGAGGGGCTGACGTCAAACCTTGTGGTAGACAAGTGAAACGAAAGAACTGATCTTTCCACATAAACTGTAACCATTTTCTATCCTCTGGCttaacaaaaactgaaaaatatgcATCTTTAAGATCCATGGTAATGATAAAACAGTGTGGATGAATTAACTGTATCACATCCTTTAGAGTATCTAATTTAAAATGGATATGAGTAATATGATTATTAAGTTCCTTGAGATTGAGGATGACTCTAGTAGTACCGTCAATTTTAGTAATAGGGAACACATTAGAAAAGAACCCATGCTTCTCTGGCTCACATCGTTCAATTATTTGTTGTTTAAGGAACAATGAAAGAGCAATATCCAGGGCATGGCTATCAGCCGTTGACAATTTCAAAGGGCTAGGTGGATTATTCTGGCTGGGTAGACTGGCAAAATCCAGAAATTTACCATGTACCACATTGTGAATAAAAATGTCCTTTGTGAGTGATCCCCATACTGAACTGGCATAAAAAATTTTACCTCCCTTAAAATTATCTGGAGTATTAATCATTGGGGGTACAACAGTACTCACCCTGGGGTGGCTTATTGGTGGAGTTTTGGTAAATGCATCCCTCTCCCCTGGGGATGCTTCTGGCCTAAAAAAGGCCTTGGCTGGTTATGTAGCCGAGAATGCGAGGAAACCTGATAGGGCCGCCTAGTTTGCTTGTTTGAAGCATACTTCCTCCAAGAAGACTTGTAAGGACGGTATGTAGGCCTTCccagtttctttgttttatgtatttccttGCATTTCTTAGTCACATCAAACGGAAAAAGAGCATCTTGTCCAACCTCATACTCCCACTTGCAAAGCTCAGCCAAGGCAGAGTCGTGAACATGGAGCCGTGCAACTTCTTTCCGTAGTTGATTAATGTAATTAATAACAGAGGAAAGCAGCCTAAGACTCATGTTTAGTCCATCTAAgtatgaatttatattttttcctttcttttccccgaTATCGCTTATGCACAGTGCAATAGGAATTAAAGCTTTTGAGATCAGGCCATTAGTTTGAGTAAGCTTGGCGTCAATCAATTTTCCACCAAAACTCATCGTTTTGGAAACAGCAGCGTTGGTCACCGGAACTTTTAGGTTTGGCACATTGCCTGGGAGCTTGATTTTTTCACAAGTAGATTTTATACCTTCAGCGGACGGTCGACGTCTCAAACTCAAGTTCAGGATGGAGGCCAAACGCTCAGAGAGGGGctctcctttctgttcctcACTATGGAAAAGACCTGAGAATTCCCCTAATGCCTTAAGAAAATCAACCTCATCACAGTCTTGGGACGCAGGCATGGAGTGGAACGTGTCCAGTTCATCCAAAGGGTCAAGCAAACCCACTGAATTTACTGTGGCGTCTTCCTCAGACGAGGAAATGTCATGAAGGCCACGAATATTTTCACAGTTATCGTAAGGCTCATCTTCCCGTACTGGGTTATTGTCGAGTTTTTCAATTAAATCACTCAACAATGCAGATAGCCGGTTGATAGTTTCACCGCCAGACGAGCACTCGGTTGTTGTGTTGGCGCGACTTGGGCCGGCCACAGCTGGTGGTGAACCACACTCGGGCCGTGGTTGACTCGGGCCGTCCTTCACTCCCGTGTCCTGGGTGGCCCTCCTTTTACTGGCCGGTAAAGGCACAGAGTCTTTCTCACGTCTCTTCTTCTCAGAGGACGACGATGACGAACGCCTTGGCGTTCCGTGAGCCTCGTTCTGGTCCGACATCGGtctgaacaaaaagaaacagtacCGTGTCACATAAAAGCCTTTCAAACACACAAGGCGAACAATATATGTCCATGGATCATATATGTTACTTCCACCAAGAAGGGACGGTTCGTCGGAAGGTGAAGGCTTACCAGGCTACGTGGAAAAAGTCGGTGAAAGGTGAAAAACTAACTGGAGCAGGAGAGGTCTGGACTGCGTGGAGGCCAGCTGTGAACTGATGTGGAGCTGGTGGCGTGAGCGTCTCGTTGTCTACCTTGTGACGTCAGTTAaatggttgtgaagtgaaattagattttctctcatatcaagttgaattggtttagctctctctctgtctctctctctctctctcacgattgattccaaaggccacaaagatgattagcagaggttttcgtgagtgtttctcctgacagtaatgtaggaatgttgttaatttgtcactaaaaccataaaaaacatccttaaaaacctgtgccacTTTgaatagagccttttaaaagcgtgtttctcccatcagtcgagaaatgtagttatttatttacattttatacataatacacacacacacacacacacacacacacacaggtggtctgGCAGGGAAGTGTTATGAGAGATGTACAAACGcatagcaaggcaaggcacacagctttcacactcacctcacactcactcacaacactctttcaacaccttaacctttgttggggaagagaagcacttaaccttacaaatacacttattataagcttatctcttacatataccaagacaaggcacacaactttcactgTTACTCTCACCCACAACAATCTTTCAATGCGTTAACCCTTGTTGGGGAAAAGAACCACTAAAATATTATCTCctacaaatatatttaaacactcactcaacatGCAACACCTTAGCCCTTGATGGAGACGAGAAGCACTCCTACCGAACCTTACAAAAGCACTAATTAAAATCTCATctcctacatataccaaaacacacaattttcaccctcaTTCACTCAGCACACAACACCTTAGCCCTTGATGGAGACAAGAAGCACTCCTACCGAACCTTACAAAAGcactaattaaaatcttatctcctacatataccaaaacacacaattttcaccctcaTTCACTCAGCACGCAACACCTTAGCCCTTGATGGAGACGAGAAGCACTCCTACCCTAATCTTACAAAATCACTCActaaaatcttatctcctaaatataccaaaacaaaaacacacaattttcaccctcaTTCACTCAGCACTCAACACCTCAGCCCTTGATGGAGACGAGAAGCACTCCTACCGAAccttacaaaaccactaattaaaatcttatctcctaaatataccaaaaccaaaacacacaattttcaccctcaTTCACTCAGCACTCAACACCTCAGCCCTTGATGGAGACGAGAAGCACTCCTACCCAGCCTTACAAAAGCACTCACTACAATCTTATCTCTACTTCATTTACCCATCCATACACCAACCTTGTAACTCCACACAAGACTCAAAGCACCACAGTCACCCACATCTATCTATGCCACAATGACTCTTGAAGCTGGTGGAGCACAGGGTGGACCGAAGGGCATCAGCTCCACACTCTGGGATGCCTGTGGGGGAGTTCATACAAGACCAGTGAGTACCTTTTCTGCATTCAggctcccctccaccctcttgCACAGTACCTGAGGCCATGAGGGGGTGGTGAGAGGCtaagagggtgtgagggaggagggaagggatgaaattTGGTGAAAAACAGAGAACACATATGAGCAGGAAAATTGaagtagagaagagggaaaggaagaaaagagaagagatgaaaagacaaagaaggagaaaagagagaaaacagaattataaacacaatttttgacatcacatctaaaaatctctctctctctttagtgctccttaaaaaattctctctctctctttagctccttcaaaaattctctctctctctttaggtccttcaacaattctctctctctctttagctccttaaaaattctctctctctctctctttacagcactccttcaaaaaaatacacttgctAAGAAGCTTTCACAAATATCCATGTATCACCTGCTGTCCAGATACTGCTCACCACACCCAATGAACATCAATACagaacacactccagcaccagcaAGTCACACACCTCCAGGGATGCCCCACTGATGACATCCAGGAGGTCTTTCACACTGCCCCAGGACTTGGACATCTTgtggccgccaccatcaccctgGAGGCCATGCAGTAGCAcagtctggggagggagggtcatATAACACAGGTGATATAACACAGGCAATACTGGTAACAATTAATATCAAGTTgcataagaggaaggagaagtaacAAGCAGGTAGTCAATTCTTTCAATCTATCACCATCTATAAACATTACTAGCCTTCTGAAACCTCCATCTTTTTATCAAACGATTAGTAATGCTAGAGTTTACAGTATTAACAGATATTTTAGTTATATACCAATGAAAATATGGACTAATTACACATCTACAATTAGTTACCGGAGTTTGTGATAATACataagacaaaggaacaaaaacaagattaataacAGAGAACAGAACCAGGAGACCAAGACCCAGACGACCTCACCTCAAAGGAAAGCCTCCTCATCAAGTCGAGTCCCAGCATGACCACCTGAGCCACCCAGAAGAGGATGCCGTGACCAGTCTTCAAGGTCGTTGCGTACAAGCGAGCAAGGTCAGGCAtggtctctcccctcccctgacCCGGCCAGCCCAGAGAGGCAAAGGGAAACAGGCCAGAGGAGAAACAGGTGTCCagatcttcctcctgctgggtgGACATGGAGGTCAAGGGTGTGCCTGAGGAGGAGCACAGGGTGAAGACGGAAAGTTGCGATTATTAATGTAGCCGTCAAgacttttattcatctattgctacatgaagtttatttttttaatgagggtttgcgcacacacacacacacacacacacacacacacacacacacacacacacacactttctctttatcatcctcttccttctcttcttttcttcttctatctcctcctcctcctccttctccttatattcaggtcaggtcaggtcatccAATTAGAAtaaaatcagacagacagacagaaacacacagacacacacacacacacacacttgaatgaTATAAAATAATGCAGTTTTCCCTCACAGAAATATAGTAGGGTACCCAGAGTAGGTTAATTAAGGTGATACAGACAAGGACTGCACCTCAACTGTACAGAAAAACTACAATTTGGTACAGCTTTGCCCCAAGGTAATACTGATAATAGGAACACACTAGGAGATACAACACAAAGAAAGTAtatcaactgaaggaaaaacaataaaaaagtaaacatttctctCATATATCAGACCATCCAAACTaacactaggtaaacacacacacacaccttccttctccacagcCTTCCGTCTTGCATCCTCCTCCGAGCAgccgccacccacacctcctCGCCATCTGCTGCAGTGATGTGGTACACTGGCATTCTGTGGCCCCACCAGAGCTGCTGGGAGACACACCAGTTTGTGATGTTGTCCAGCTAGCTAAGCCAAGCCCTCCTGTGCAGCTGTGGCACCAAGTTCAGACAGCCGCTCTGCACAGCCTCGGACGCCTCCTGTGCCAACTCCTTGCACCGAACGAAcctgtgtagacatgaaagtaagcaagcaagtgtttgtggctaattataatactcaatatgccagtatcatcttcagcatcaccatctgctcACCACTGGGGCCTCAGCACAGACTCAGTGACATCCTGCGTCCTGCTGCAGTGAGGCACCGTCATGGGGTGGGCGTGGCACCCTCTGTACAGCCCCAGTGCCGACAGGGCCGACGGCACTGCCCCTCGCGCCTCAAACCTCAGCAAACCCTGTGGGGGGAGTGAAGCCCTGTTATGCTTAATAGTGAGGACAGTAGTGATGATGCAGTTAATAGTTTAAGGCTTAATGAATGGTATTACTGCATCTTATAAACCACCACAGCTCAGTCTTTGTGGTGGTAAACAGTGCAGACAACAGTACTGCTACAGTTCATCATTAGCAAGACTTGACAAATACTATCATAGCTCAAGAACCACAATGAATATTATACACCTTTCACATATCTAAGGCCTATGCTCTGAAACATCTCAGCACCACTATTTCAAAAGGACTCTAGATGAAGCTACAtaggtttttaagaatgttttttaaagttctagtgacagattaacatttgtatattattaacaggagaaacactcttaagaacctggctaggtatctctgtggccttgaaaaaataTTCCTGATGAAATAatacgggttttcaagaatgttttaatggttctagtgatagattaacaacatttctacattattaatcttgagaacccagctaggtatctctgtggccttgaaaaatactCCTGATGAAATAATacaggttttcaagaatgttttaatggttctagtgatagattaacaacatttctacattattaatcttgagaacccagctaggtatctctgtggccttgaaaaaatatcatgatgaaataatacgggttttcaagaatgttttaatggttctagtgatagattaacaacatttcctacattattaatcttgagaacccagctaggtatctctgtggcattgaaaaatactcgtgatgaaataataaaggtttcaagaatgttttaatggttctagtgatagattaacaacatttctacattattaatcttgagaacccagctaggtatctctgtggcctttgcaaatagTCTTGGAGAAAGTGAAGTCCCTCCTCTATTACCTAATTAAGTCAGTACACCTGTTTAGTTACCCCTT
It encodes the following:
- the LOC135107091 gene encoding uncharacterized protein LOC135107091 isoform X6, giving the protein MSTQQEEDLDTCFSSGLFPFASLGWPGQGRGETMPDLARLYATTLKTGHGILFWVAQVVMLGLDLMRRLSFETVLLHGLQGDGGGHKMSKSWGSVKDLLDVISGASLEASQSVELMPFGPPCAPPASRVIVA
- the LOC135107091 gene encoding uncharacterized protein LOC135107091 isoform X1 is translated as MSDQNEAHGTPRRSSSSSSEKKRREKDSVPLPASKRRATQDTGVKDGPSQPRPECGSPPAVAGPSRANTTTECSSGGETINRLSALLSDLIEKLDNNPVREDEPYDNCENIRGLHDISSSEEDATVNSVGLLDPLDELDTFHSMPASQDCDEVDFLKALGEFSGLFHSEEQKGEPLSERLASILNLSLRRRPSAEGIKSTCEKIKLPGNVPNLKVPVTNAAVSKTMSFGGKLIDAKLTQTNGLISKALIPIALCISDIGEKKGKNINSYLDGLNMSLRLLSSVINYINQLRKEVARLHVHDSALAELCKWEYEVGQDALFPFDVTKKCKEIHKTKKLGRPTYRPYKSSWRKYASNKQTRRPYQVSSHSRLHNQPRPFLGQKHPQGRGMHLPKLHQ
- the LOC135107091 gene encoding uncharacterized protein LOC135107091 isoform X5, which produces MPVYHITAADGEEVWVAAARRRMQDGRLWRRKQEEDLDTCFSSGLFPFASLGWPGQGRGETMPDLARLYATTLKTGHGILFWVAQVVMLGLDLMRRLSFETVLLHGLQGDGGGHKMSKSWGSVKDLLDVISGASLEVCDLLVLECVLY
- the LOC135107091 gene encoding uncharacterized protein LOC135107091 isoform X4 produces the protein MPVYHITAADGEEVWVAAARRRMQDGRLWRRKQEEDLDTCFSSGLFPFASLGWPGQGRGETMPDLARLYATTLKTGHGILFWVAQVVMLGLDLMRRLSFETVLLHGLQGDGGGHKMSKSWGSVKDLLDVISGASLEVLCKRVEGSLNAEKVLTGLV
- the LOC135107091 gene encoding uncharacterized protein LOC135107091 isoform X2, with product MPVYHITAADGEEVWVAAARRRMQDGRLWRRKQEEDLDTCFSSGLFPFASLGWPGQGRGETMPDLARLYATTLKTGHGILFWVAQVVMLGLDLMRRLSFETVLLHGLQGDGGGHKMSKSWGSVKDLLDVISGASLEASQSVELMPFGPPCAPPASRVIVA
- the LOC135107091 gene encoding uncharacterized protein LOC135107091 isoform X3; the protein is MPVYHITAADGEEVWVAAARRRMQDGRLWRRKEEDLDTCFSSGLFPFASLGWPGQGRGETMPDLARLYATTLKTGHGILFWVAQVVMLGLDLMRRLSFETVLLHGLQGDGGGHKMSKSWGSVKDLLDVISGASLEASQSVELMPFGPPCAPPASRVIVA